The Streptomyces sp. NBC_00691 genome has a segment encoding these proteins:
- a CDS encoding DUF6234 family protein, with protein MTRHTLGSERTGDHADRGADIGAGCGLLVLELALLVVIFGAWLLTGVSLDPAKPGRTDPLSGYLPWAGGVGLLAFGVTVIAARAKAMITVISQGFMATLVAVVIAGGLAAQRVEDGRDRPVTEQSDTGGGCRSGGDSGECARSGG; from the coding sequence ATGACCCGACACACCTTGGGCTCCGAGCGGACGGGCGACCACGCGGACCGCGGTGCCGACATCGGCGCCGGTTGCGGCCTCCTGGTCCTGGAACTGGCACTTCTGGTGGTGATCTTCGGTGCGTGGCTGCTCACCGGGGTGTCGCTGGACCCGGCGAAGCCGGGCAGGACCGATCCGCTGTCGGGATATCTGCCCTGGGCCGGCGGCGTGGGGCTGCTCGCCTTCGGAGTGACGGTGATCGCCGCCAGGGCCAAAGCCATGATCACCGTGATCAGCCAGGGCTTCATGGCCACGCTCGTCGCCGTCGTCATCGCGGGCGGGCTTGCGGCGCAGCGGGTCGAGGACGGACGCGACCGTCCCGTCACCGAGCAGTCCGACACGGGCGGGGGCTGCCGCAGCGGCGGTGACAGCGGCGAGTGCGCCCGATCGGGCGGCTGA
- a CDS encoding cellulose binding domain-containing protein produces the protein MNDPTRTRSLRLRAALAVAAVTGLGATALTALPAAAAGEAVTVQYRQSSTGGDQVEPWLKVVNTGASSVPLSQVKVRYYFKADAGASYTYACSWAVKGCANLTGTFGTLAHPTATADRYLEVGFTAGAGSLAPGADTGDMQLRFHRSNWQSLNQSDDYSFGPAQTSYANWSKVTATVGGVPVWGTAPAGNEPTPTPTDPTTPPTTPPPNGATLFDDFDYAGHTDPAIDAHGWSVRSNSGGPGVPGATWAPENVTFAKEGTNSIMNLRSSTAGTGESTRHTEILTRASKFRNGTYAARVRFSDAPVSGPDGDRVVQTFFTINDLKAPMADDYAEYDFEYLPNGGWGEPANILYTTSWETYRPDPWEAVNQHSESRTSYAGWHDLVLTIDDNAIVYYVDGQEFGRHDARYLPERPMSINFNQWLIDLAGQTSTTPRSYDQKVDYVLHVKDQVLTPAQVAAKVGAYRTAGTTFQDTVPAS, from the coding sequence ATGAACGACCCCACAAGGACCAGGAGCCTGCGGCTCCGTGCCGCGCTCGCCGTCGCCGCGGTGACCGGGCTCGGCGCCACCGCCCTCACCGCCCTGCCGGCGGCGGCCGCCGGAGAGGCGGTCACCGTCCAGTACCGGCAGAGCTCGACCGGCGGCGACCAGGTCGAACCCTGGCTCAAGGTGGTCAACACCGGCGCGTCGAGCGTTCCGCTGAGCCAGGTCAAGGTCCGCTACTACTTCAAGGCCGACGCGGGAGCCTCGTACACCTACGCCTGCTCCTGGGCGGTGAAGGGCTGCGCGAACCTCACCGGCACCTTCGGCACCCTCGCCCACCCCACCGCGACCGCCGACCGCTACCTCGAGGTCGGCTTCACCGCCGGCGCCGGTTCCCTCGCGCCGGGCGCGGACACCGGTGACATGCAGCTGCGCTTCCACCGCTCCAACTGGCAGTCGCTGAACCAGAGCGACGACTACTCCTTCGGGCCCGCCCAGACCTCGTACGCCAACTGGTCCAAGGTCACGGCGACCGTCGGCGGCGTCCCGGTCTGGGGAACGGCCCCGGCGGGCAACGAACCCACCCCGACCCCCACCGATCCGACCACTCCCCCGACCACCCCGCCGCCCAACGGAGCCACGCTCTTCGACGACTTCGACTACGCCGGGCACACCGATCCGGCGATCGACGCCCACGGCTGGAGCGTCCGCTCCAACTCCGGCGGTCCGGGGGTGCCGGGCGCCACGTGGGCGCCCGAGAACGTGACCTTCGCCAAGGAGGGCACGAACTCGATCATGAACCTGCGGAGTTCGACCGCCGGGACCGGTGAGTCCACCCGGCACACCGAGATCCTCACCCGGGCCTCCAAGTTCAGGAACGGCACGTACGCGGCGCGGGTGCGCTTCTCCGACGCGCCCGTGTCGGGTCCGGACGGCGACCGTGTCGTGCAGACCTTCTTCACCATCAACGACCTCAAGGCGCCGATGGCCGACGACTACGCCGAGTACGACTTCGAGTACCTGCCCAACGGGGGCTGGGGCGAGCCGGCCAACATCCTGTACACCACCTCGTGGGAGACCTACCGGCCCGACCCCTGGGAGGCCGTCAACCAGCACTCCGAGTCCCGCACGAGCTACGCGGGCTGGCACGACCTCGTGCTGACCATCGACGACAACGCGATCGTCTACTACGTCGACGGCCAGGAGTTCGGCCGGCACGACGCCCGGTACCTGCCCGAGCGCCCGATGTCGATCAACTTCAACCAGTGGCTGATCGACCTCGCCGGGCAGACCTCGACGACACCGCGCTCCTACGACCAGAAGGTCGACTACGTCCTGCACGTCAAGGACCAGGTCCTGACCCCGGCGCAGGTGGCCGCGAAGGTGGGGGCGTACCGCACGGCGGGCACGACCTTCCAGGACACCGTGCCGGCCTCGTAG
- a CDS encoding beta-N-acetylhexosaminidase translates to MPQPRLVPEPAHLQLLPGTFTFDDSTALKVSPGADGAAGLLRTLLGPATGLPLPARADGSVVLALDRALTGLGEEGYGLTIGTEGVLLRAARPQGLLAGVQTLRQLLPVEALRAEPVAGVAWSVPCAQITDTPRFPWRGSMLDVARRFRPVSYLRRYVDLLALHKLNVLHLHLTDDQGWRMPVAALPRLTEVGGLPHGGAYTRTELTGLVAYAAERGVTVLPEIEMPGHVRAALAAYPELGNHSGRTYDVWDRWGVCDTILGVHDGALDFCRTVLDEVMDVFPSSYVHIGGEECPTTEWHDSAAARRRAAEEGLPGPAALHGWFMERIGRHLLDAGRKPLSWTENGADLPPYFTVMPWRDADHGRTAVRRGHRVVMAPHRTTYLDYPQSASPAEPPGQAGEVVDLRTVHGYEPAPADWSPEEAAQVLGSQVQLWTEYVPTTAHAEYLTFPRLCALAEVVWTGRHDWPGFQERLRHHRTRLDALGVPRRLPPAPAPLLIPAP, encoded by the coding sequence ATGCCTCAGCCCCGACTCGTTCCCGAACCCGCCCACCTCCAGCTCCTGCCCGGCACCTTCACCTTCGACGACTCGACCGCGCTCAAGGTCTCGCCGGGCGCCGACGGCGCGGCCGGACTCCTGCGCACCCTGCTCGGCCCCGCCACCGGCCTGCCGCTGCCGGCACGCGCGGACGGCTCCGTCGTCCTGGCGCTCGACCGCGCCCTCACCGGGCTCGGTGAGGAGGGGTACGGCCTCACCATCGGCACCGAAGGGGTGCTGCTGCGGGCCGCCCGCCCGCAGGGGCTCCTCGCAGGCGTCCAGACGCTCCGCCAGCTGCTGCCCGTCGAGGCCCTCCGCGCCGAACCCGTGGCCGGCGTCGCGTGGTCCGTGCCCTGCGCACAGATCACCGACACCCCCCGCTTCCCCTGGCGCGGCTCCATGCTGGACGTCGCCCGCCGCTTCCGGCCGGTCTCCTACCTCCGGCGGTACGTGGACCTCCTCGCCCTCCACAAGCTCAACGTCCTGCATCTCCATCTCACCGACGACCAGGGCTGGCGCATGCCGGTCGCCGCGCTCCCCCGGCTCACCGAGGTCGGCGGACTGCCGCACGGCGGTGCCTACACCCGTACGGAACTCACCGGCCTGGTGGCGTACGCGGCGGAGCGCGGTGTCACCGTCCTGCCCGAGATCGAGATGCCGGGGCATGTCCGGGCCGCGCTCGCCGCCTACCCCGAGCTCGGCAACCATTCGGGCCGCACCTACGACGTCTGGGACCGGTGGGGCGTGTGCGACACGATCCTCGGCGTCCACGACGGCGCGCTCGACTTCTGCCGCACCGTCCTGGACGAGGTGATGGACGTCTTCCCCTCCTCGTACGTGCACATCGGCGGCGAGGAGTGCCCCACGACGGAGTGGCACGACTCGGCCGCCGCGCGCCGCAGGGCGGCCGAGGAGGGGCTGCCGGGCCCGGCGGCCCTGCACGGCTGGTTCATGGAACGGATCGGCCGGCACCTCCTCGACGCGGGGCGGAAGCCGCTGAGCTGGACCGAGAACGGCGCCGACCTCCCGCCGTACTTCACCGTCATGCCCTGGCGCGACGCCGACCACGGCCGGACGGCCGTCCGCCGCGGGCACCGCGTCGTCATGGCGCCGCACCGCACCACCTATCTCGACTACCCGCAGTCGGCCAGCCCGGCCGAGCCGCCGGGGCAGGCCGGAGAGGTCGTCGATCTGCGCACCGTGCACGGCTACGAACCCGCTCCGGCGGACTGGAGTCCGGAGGAGGCGGCCCAGGTCCTCGGCTCCCAGGTGCAGTTGTGGACCGAGTACGTGCCCACCACCGCGCACGCCGAGTACCTCACGTTCCCCCGGCTCTGCGCGCTCGCCGAGGTCGTCTGGACCGGCCGTCACGACTGGCCGGGATTCCAGGAGCGTCTCCGCCACCACCGGACACGGCTCGACGCCCTCGGGGTGCCGCGACGTCTGCCGCCCGCGCCCGCACCCCTCCTCATCCCCGCCCCCTGA
- a CDS encoding carbohydrate ABC transporter permease — MTPRVLRRLPLNTAAALVFVLAVFPVYWMVLTAFRPTRDIQSETPRFLPGSVTLEHFRNAVAADGFWIFWRNSLLVTAGCVVLALVVALAAAFAVARMNWRGRRGFILMVFIAQVAPWEALLIPMYVIARDADLLDRLATLSLIYFMVTLPFTIVTLRSFLAAVPAELEEAAQVDGCTRTAAFRRVTLPLLAPGLLATSLFGFITAWNEFAFANMLIIKNQDDRTLPVWLSSFSNVFGTDWGATMAASTLFALPVLVLFLVLQGRVAAGMTGGAVKG; from the coding sequence GTGACACCGCGCGTCCTGCGCCGACTCCCCCTGAACACCGCGGCGGCACTCGTCTTCGTCCTGGCCGTCTTCCCGGTGTACTGGATGGTCCTCACGGCCTTCCGGCCCACCCGCGACATCCAGTCCGAGACACCGCGGTTCCTGCCCGGCTCCGTCACCCTGGAGCACTTCCGGAACGCAGTGGCCGCCGACGGGTTCTGGATCTTCTGGCGCAACAGCCTGCTCGTGACCGCCGGTTGCGTCGTGCTCGCCCTCGTGGTGGCGCTCGCCGCGGCGTTCGCCGTCGCCCGGATGAACTGGCGCGGGCGGCGGGGCTTCATCCTCATGGTCTTCATCGCCCAGGTCGCCCCCTGGGAGGCGCTGTTGATCCCGATGTACGTGATCGCCCGGGACGCCGACCTGCTCGACCGGCTCGCGACGCTCAGCCTCATCTACTTCATGGTCACCCTGCCCTTCACCATCGTGACCCTCCGCTCCTTCCTCGCGGCGGTCCCGGCCGAGCTGGAGGAGGCGGCGCAGGTCGACGGCTGCACCCGCACCGCCGCGTTCCGCCGGGTGACGCTCCCGCTCCTCGCGCCCGGGCTGCTCGCGACCTCGCTCTTCGGCTTCATCACCGCCTGGAACGAGTTCGCCTTCGCCAACATGCTCATCATCAAGAACCAGGACGACCGGACGCTGCCCGTCTGGCTGTCGTCCTTCTCCAATGTCTTCGGCACCGACTGGGGCGCCACCATGGCCGCCTCCACCCTCTTCGCCCTGCCCGTCCTCGTCCTCTTCCTGGTCCTGCAGGGCCGGGTCGCCGCCGGAATGACCGGCGGAGCCGTGAAGGGATAA